The genomic DNA TCCGGCAGGCCCAGGTGCAGCAGCGGCTTGATCACCGCCTGGCTGGCCAGGAACTCACCCACAGCAGCCCCCGCGCCGCCCATGATGGCGTTCTCTTCGAGGGTCACCAGCAGCGCATGACTGCCTGCCAGTTCCAGCACCAGTGCCTCGTCCAGCGGCTTGACGAAACGCATGTCGACCACGGTGGCGTTGATTTGCTCGGCAACCTGCAGGGCTTCAGCCAACTGCACGCCAAACACCAGCAAAGCGACCTTTTCGCCCTGACGACGGATGACGCCCTTGCCGATTTCCAGCGGTTCCAGGTCGCCACTGATCGGCGCGTTGGGGCCGGTACCGCGTGGGTAGCGTACCGCTGCCGGGCCGTTGTACAGGTGGCCGGTGCTCAGCATCTTGCGCAGTTCGTTTTCGTCGCTGGGCGTCATCACCAGCATGCCCGGGATGCAGCGCAGGTACGACAGGTCATAGCTGCCCGCGTGGGTCGGGCCGTCTTCGCCGACCAAACCTGCCCGGTCAATGGCGAACAGGACGTCGAGGTTCTGTACCGCCACGTCGTGTATCAGCTGGTCGTAGGCGCGCTGCAGGAAGGTCGAGTAGATCGCGACCACCGGCTTGCTGCCTTCGCAGGCCATGCCCGCCGCCAGCGTGACGGCATGCTGCTCGGCGATGGCCACATCGAAGTAGCGCTCGGGGTAACGCTCACTGAAGGCAACCAGGTCGGAGCCTTCCTTCATTGCCGGGGTGATGCCCACCAGGCGGTTGTCGGCAGCGGCCATGTCGCACAGCCATTGGCCGAATACCGCAGAGTACTTCGGCCCGCTGGCCTTCTTCGGCGCGGCCGGCTTGTCGGCAGGCTCGAGCTTGGTGATGGCGTGGTAGCCGATCGGGTCGATCTCGGCCGGAGCGAAGCCTTTGCCCTTCTTGGTCACCACGTGCAGGAACTGCGGGCCTTTGAGGTCACGCATGTTGCGCAGGGTGGCGATCATGGTAGGCAGGTCGTGGCCATCGATCGGGCCGATGTAGTTCCAGCCCAGCTCTTCGAACAGGGTGCCGGGCACCAACATGCCTTTGGCGTATTCCTCGGTGCGACGGGCAATCTCCCAGGCACCTGGCAGGCGCGACAGCACCTTCTTGCTGCCCTCGCGCATGCTTGCGTAGGTGCGGCTTGAAAGAATCTTGGCCAGATAATTGGACAGCCCGCCAACGTTACGCGAGATCGACATGTCATTGTCGTTGAGAATGACCAGCATGTCGGCGTTGACTTCCTGGGCATGGTTCAACGCCTCGAACGCCATACCGGCTGTCAGGGCACCGTCACCGATCACTGCAATCGACTTGCGCGCGCTGTTCTGCAGGCGGGCGGCAATGGCCATTCCCAGTGCGGCGCTGATCGAGGTGCTGGAATGGCCGACGCCAAAGGTGTCGTACTCACTCTCGCTGCGGCGCGGGAAGGCGGCGATCCCGTCCTTCTGGCGCAGGCTCAGCATGCGGTTGCGCCGGCCGGTGAGGATCTTGTGCGGGTAGGCTTGATGGCCGACGTCCCACACCAGCCGGTCGTCCGGGGTGTCGAAGACGTAGTGCAGGGCGATCGTCAGTTCGATCACGCCCAGACCGGCGCCAAAATGCCCACCGGTCTGACCCACGGTGTAGAGCAGCTCCTGGCGCAGCTCGTCGGCCAGGTGCTCAAGGTCGGCTTCGGCCAGCCGGCGCAGGCCGGCAGGCGTGTCAGCGCGGTCGAGCAACGGCGTGACCGGGCGTTCGCGGGGGATCTCTTGAAACGTCGTGGGCATCAGGCGAGTCGTTATAGATGTTAAGACGCGGCAGTTTACCCCATTGTGGGAAAAGTGCCCATTCGACCAGAGGTTGCACGCCCCCTGTGTGCGGGTTTGGAATCAGTGTTTCTTAATGGCGGCGTTCGACGATGTAGCGCGCCAACGCCCGCAGAGGTTCTGCGTCTTCACCAAACCCTTCAAGTGCGACCAGCGCCTGGTCGCGCAGTTCGATCGCATAGGCCTTGGCCGCTTCCAGGCCAAGCAGGGCCGGATAGGTCGGTTTGTCACGGGCGATGTCGGCACCCTGGCGCTTGCCGAGGGTGGCGGTGTCGCTTTCCACGTCGAGGATGTCGTCCTGCACCTGGAATGCCAAGCCAATGGCCTGTGCATAAGTCTGCAGGGCGTCCAGCTGCGCCTGCTCGGCGCGGCCGCTGGCCAAGGCGCCAAGGCGCACGCTGGCTTCGATCAGCGCGCCGGTCTTGTGCCGGTGCATGAACTCCAGGGCCTGCTGGTCCAGCTTCACGCCGACCGAGCCAAGGTCTATGGCCTGGCCTGCGACCATGCCGGCAGGGCCTGCAGCCTTGGCCAGGGCCTGGACCATGGCCAGGCGGATGGCGTCGGGCTGCGGGCTCAGCCGTGGGTCGAGCAGGGCGCTGAAGGCCAGGCTCTGCAGGCCGTCGCCGGCGAGTATCGCACAGGCTTCGTCGAAGGCTTTATGGGTGGTCGGCTGGCCACGGCGCAGGTCGTCATCGTCCATGGCCGGCAGGTCGTCGTGCACCAGCGAATAAGCATGGATCAGCTCTACCGCGCAGGCGGCGCCGTTAGCCTGCTCGGCCGGTGCGCCCAGTGCTTGGCAAGCAGCATAGGCGAGCAGCGGGCGCACGCGCTTGCCGCCGTTCATCACGCTGTAGCGCATTGCGGCGTACAGCCGCTCAAGCTCCTTGGTGGGCGCGATGAACAGGGGTTCAAGGGCCGCATCGACGCGCGCCTGGCTGCTGGCTTGATAGGCGCCGATCATGCCTCTGGCTCCGCATCGAAGGGCTGAGCGGCTAGCTCGCCGTCACGCTCCAGCAGTATCTGCACTTTCTGCTCGGCCTGGGCCAGGGCGCCCTGGCAATCGCGGGTCAGGGCGATACCTTGCTCGAAGGCGGCCAACGAGTCTTCCAGCGACAACTCGCCGTTCTCCAGGCGTTCGACCAGCGCTTGCAGGTCGGCGAGGGATTGCTCGAAATCGATGGAGGCTTTTTTGCGGGCCATGGCGACGGGTCTCGGTGGCTGTTCAGAACGGCGCGACACTAGCAGAGCGGGGCGGGGGGAGCAAACTTGAGGGTGTTTTTTCCGGCCCACAGGTACAGCACAATGCCAGGAGGCTGTGCTTTACCTGTGGAAGCCGGCTTGCCGGCGATTGGGCCGCAAAGCGGCCCCGTCGATCAATCAGGCTGGCACAGCTTCCAGCTCTACCATCGCCTCACGGCAGCGTGCCAGCTCTGCGATGGTCAGCACCGGCAGATTGTACTGGCGAGCATACACCGCCACCTGCTCGCCGCGGGCCATGCTGCCGTCGGGGTTCATCAGCTCGCATAGCACCGCTGCCGGGCGCAGGCCCGCCAGGCGAGCCAGGTCCACCGAGCCTTCGGTATGGCCGCGACGGGTCAGCACCCCACCATCACGCGCCCGCAGCGGGAACACGTGGCCGGGGCTGACGATGTGCCGTTGCTGCGCCGTCGAGCGCAGCGCTGCTTCGATGGTGGTGATGCGGTCCTGGGCGCTAACGCCGGTGCTCACACCTTCTGCCGCTTCGATGGTCACGGTGAAGCCGGTGCCATGGCGAGCCTGGTTGTTCGGCACCATCGGTGCCAGTTGCAGGGCATCGACGGTGGCTTCGTCCAGGCACAGGCAGACGATGCCGCTGCAATCGCGAATCATCAGGGCCATGGTCTGCAACGACAGGTTTTCGGCGGCGGCAACGATGTCCGCTTCGTCCTCGCGGTCGTCATCGTCGAGCAGCAGCACGGGGCGGCCGGCCTGGAAGGCGGCGATGGCAGCGGACACATTGGGGAATTGCTGGTGATGCATGGGGGACATGAAACGCTCCTCGTGAATGATCGATGAACGTCTCGGGGCGAACAAAATGCGCGCGCAAGGGCGCCCGAATGGCCCTTGCCTGACGCCTTCTTTCATCCGGACTATGACCGTCGGCTCTGGAGTCGCACCAGATCTGCTGACCCCCGGCATGGCCGGGGCGCTCGCGGGCTTATCTTTCGATTTACCGCCGGTGGGGACTTTCACCCCGCCCTGAAGACCGGGCAAGCATACCGCACAGTGCCACCCTGCTGACAAGCCGATGATCTGCGACCTTTGGCGTATCAGGGGTGACAGGCGTGATGGAACGCGCAGGTCTAGCGAGACATATCCTCAATTACTTCTTGCAATGAAGCTGGCAGCATCGGCCCGTGCCCCACCCCCTCGATCCGCTCGAAACGCACCTGCAACCCCGGCACCTTGGCCAGGTAAGCCGCCAGCTCCCGCGTCGGCCGCTCTACATCGCCTTGCACCGGAGCCCGCGGGCTCATCGGCTCCTCGCTACCCCGCATCAGCAATAGCGTCGGGCGGTTATCACCCAAGCGCGCCTGCAATCTCTGCGCTTGGCGAACAATTGCCCCGTCGTGCCACCACAACGACGGGCTGGCTGCCGCGTAGTGGCTGAACGCTCCGGGCCGAGTGAATAGCGCGTACAACACTGCCAAGCCGCCATACGAGTGCCCCCACAGCGTCTGCCGCTGCGGGTCGATGGGCGCCAGGCTGGCTACCATCGGCCGCATGCGCTCGGTGAGCAAGTCCAAGAATGCATCCACGCCACCGCTGGGCAGGCGGGTCAGCGGGTCGCGCTGTTCTGCAAGCCCAGCAATTGCCGGTGTGTAGTCGTAGGTACGCCCGGTTCGCTCGATGCGCTGCTCGGTCTGATACCCCACCGCCACCAGCAGTGGTGCCTGCCCCGCTGCGAGTTTGCCCAGTTGCACACTGTCCAGGGCACCGAGGGCGGCATTGCCGTCGAGCATCCACAGCACCGGATAACCTGCGGCGGGCGCCGGGCGATCAGGCTTGCCGACCCACAAGCGGTAATGGCGCTGGCCATCGGCCGAGTCCAGGTCGAGGTGGCTGAAACGATAGGCCAGGTCTTGGCGCTGCAGCAGTGAAGTGTCCATCTTCTGCTCGCGTTGCGGCTGCGCCAGGGCAAGCGGGGCCGCAAGGGCCAACGCCAATGCCAGGGACAGGGTGATCTTGCTCATCAGGCGCCTCATCGATGCTTTGCAAGGAGCGCAAAGCGGGAGAGCCCAGATGATAATCAGTCCTGATTGAGCGTAAAGCGTATTAACTTTCTAAACATTCCTGGGCAACAGGCAGCAACAGGTGCAGGCAAAGCCCGGGATGACCATTGCTGGCCCACAGCTTGCCGCCTTGCAGTTCGACCGCGCGGCGGGCGATGGCCAACCCCAGGCCGAAACCTGCGCCGCTGTTGGGCAAGCGCTGGTAGGGCTTGAAGATGCGTTCGAGTTCAGCGTGAGGCACGCCGGAGCCCTGGTCACTCAGGCGCAGATGCCAGTGGTCGCCCTCACGCCAGCCATCGAGGCTGACCCGGCCATCGGCAGGCGAATGGCGGATGGCATTGCGTATGAGGTTTTCCAGCGCCTGGGCCAGGCTGTCCAGATGCGCCTGCACCACGCATTCGATGCCGAGCGAGCAGGGCAGCCGTGCACGGTCCCAGCCGCTCTCGAAGCAGGCGTCCTGGCATAACGCTTCCCACACGGACACCACCAGCACCGGTTCGGTGCGTAACTGCGGCTGCTCGGTGTCCATCCAGGCGAGGTCCAGGGTGTCCTCGAGCAGCTTCTGCATGTCATCGACCTCGTGCCCCAGGCGCGCGCGCAACTGGGCGGGCGGCAAGTCGCTGTCATGGGCGATGCGCAGCCGCGCCAGGGGTGTGCGCAGTTCGTGAGACAAAGTACGCAGCAGCAGGCGTTGCTGCTCCAGGCTTTGGCGCAGGCGCCCGGCCATGTGTTCGAAGGCCTGCGCCAGTTCGCCCAACTCATCGCGGCGATCCTGCAGGGGTAGGCCAGGGCTGTCCAGGTCGTCCGCGCGCAAAGCGTCGGCGCGGTCGCGCAGGCGGTTGAGCGGTACCACCAGGTGCCGATAGATCGCCAGGCCAAGTAACAGCGCCAGCAGTGTGGGTGCAACGCCGTGAGTGATGAGGTGGGTCCAGGGGGTCAGGCCGGTGGGTAGCAGGCGCTCGGGCAGCTGCAACACCAGCCGGCCGTGTTCTGGGTGCTGCGGGAACTCGATGCTGACGTAGGGCAGCTCATCCTGCAGGCGCCGGCTCATCGGCCAGTCGAGTTTGCGCATGAAGGTCAGGCGGCTGGCCTCGTCGGCATTCAGCGGCGCGGTGCCGAGGCTTTGCAGGTGCGGCCCGATCAATACCGCCCAGGTGTTCTCGGCGTGCTGCAGTTTTCTGCGAAAGGCTTCGGCGCCGGCCGCACCGCCTTGCTGCCAGGCCTGTTCAGCCTGCTGCGCATAGCGCGCCAGATATTCCTGGTCGGCCTGGGATAGAAAATAAGTGCTGCGCTCCACCGACAGGCCCCAGGTCCAGATCAGCCAGGTCAGCAGCAGGCAGAAGCTGACTTGCAGCGCGGCCAGTTTCCACAGCAGGGGATGGCGGCGCATCACAAGTTTTCCGTGTCGACCAGGATGTACCCTTGGCCACGTACGGCCTGTATCTGCACATGCTGGGCACCGATATCGGCCAGCTTGCGGCGCAGGTTGCACACATGCACGTCCAGCCCACGGTCCAGGCGGGTGTAGGCGCGGTGCAATACGGTCTGGTAGAGGAATGCTTTGCTCAAGGCCTCGCCGGGGTGGGCGCTCAAGGTGGCCAGCAAGCGAAACTCAGAGGCAGTGAGGCCGGCAGCCTTGCCGTGGTGAATGACATCCTGATGGTCCTGGTCGAGCATTACCTTGCCGGTTTCGATTGGTGCCGCCGGCCTGCGGTCAAAGGCCACCCGGCGCATCAGAGCATCGACCCGCGCGTCCAGCTCCGCCAGGCTGAAGGGCTTGGGCAGGTAGTCGTCGGCCCCGCGGGTAAAGCCACTGATGCGGTCCTGCTCGGCCCCCAGCGCCGACATCAGCATCACCGGAACTGCCTGCTGGCGGCGCAACTCGTCGAGCAGGCTAAGGCCGTCCAGGCCTGGCAGCATGATGTCCAGCAACACCAGATCGAAGCCATTGTGTTGCACCGCGTTCAACGCCTGAGGGCCGGTGGCGCAGGCGTTGACCACAAAGCCCCGGTTGAGGAAGTGGCGCTGGAGGTCCTCACGCAGGCGTGGGTCATCTTCGACGAGCAGGAGTGAGGTTGGCATTGATAGTCTTGAATGAGAATTCGTATCAGTTGGCGATCATCCCATTGCAGGCAGGGGAAGGGCAATCGCCCCGTGCCGGGCGTAAGTGTTAAGAAGGTTAATCCTGCTGCACCCCTAGTTTTCGTCCGGTATCGTTCGCAAAAAGCAATGTGTTTCGTTTGCGATTAAATATCATTTGGGCGAAAGGTGTATCATGAGCGGTTTCAAAGGTGTGGGAAGCCCCCGACGGGTGCGGGGCTGGCTGATGCTGGGGTTGTTGGCGCCGTTTTCTTTGTCGGCACTGGCCGAAACGGTCGCCAGTGAGGTTGCTGCGGACAGCTCGCTCGACCTGCCGGCGCTGACCATCGAAGGCAACCGCCTGTACGACATGCTGCCTTCGGAAGAAACCGGCGGTTACAGCGTCGACGCTGCCACGGTGGGCACCAAGACCCCAGCGTCGCTCAAGGAAATACCGCAGTCGGTCACCGTCTACACCCAGGACTACGTCAAAGACCGCCAGTTCGTGCACCTCGATGACCTGGCCAAGTACACCGCGGGCCTGCGAACCCTGACCAACGACAGCGGGCGGTCGTCGATCTATGCCCGTGGTTACGAGTACAGCGAGTTCAACATCGACGGCCTGCCGGCGCCCATGGCCAGTATTTTTGGCACCGTGCCGTCGCTGGCGGCATTCGACCGCGTGGAGATCATGCGCGGCCCGGCGGGGTTGTTCAGCAGCACCAGCGAGCTTGGCGGTATCGTCAACATGGTGCGTAAGCGCCCGACCGCCGAGTTTCAGGGCCACGTCGAAGCCAGCTACGGCACCTGGGACACTAACCACGAAGAAATCGACCTGAGCGGGCCGCTGGATGATGCAGGCCGGGTGCGCGGGCGATTCGTTGCAGCGCGTGACGACACCAATGGTGAAGTGGACTACAACGCCAATACCAGCAACAGCTACTACGGCGCGCTGGACATCGACCTTGATGACGACACCCAGCTGTCATTCGGCCTGATCCACGAAGTGAAGAACATCACCCCGCACAACGGCTACCCGGCAACGCTGTCTGGTGAGGTCCCCGATTTCAGCCATTCGAAGTTCCTTGGCGCTGACTGGAACTACTTCGACGGCAAGACCACCGACCTGGTTGCTGAGTTGACGCACCGCTTTGACAACGGTGGTTATGGCCGTATCGCCGCCCGTGGCTCGCACCGCGACACCAACTACCTCTATGCCTTCACTGCGACCAATGCCACCACCGGTGCCAACTCCGAGCGTGCCAGTGCCCGGGACTTCACCCAGGATACCTATTCGCTGGACGCCAGCTACAGCCAGCCGTTCGAAACCTTCGGCCAGGTCAGCGAATTCGTGGTAGGCACTGACTACAAGAACTACGACACCGAGTACCTCAACGGCACCACCAACCTGGGGGCCATCAACGTCAGCAGCTACTCGCCGACCCAGTTCGCCAAGCCGTCACCGAACTACAGCACCGAAACCGGCATGCAGGAGGAAGAGTACGGCCTGTACTCCAAGGTCACCTTCCGTCCGGTCGAGCGTTTGGCGCTGATTGCTGGTGGCCGCTTCAGCTGGTATCGCGGTGATTTCTACACCACTACCCTGAGCACTGCTTCGACTGTCGATGACAACAAACGCGTGGATGGACGCTTCACGCCGTACGGTGGGGTGGTCTACGACCTGA from Pseudomonas putida includes the following:
- a CDS encoding response regulator transcription factor → MPTSLLLVEDDPRLREDLQRHFLNRGFVVNACATGPQALNAVQHNGFDLVLLDIMLPGLDGLSLLDELRRQQAVPVMLMSALGAEQDRISGFTRGADDYLPKPFSLAELDARVDALMRRVAFDRRPAAPIETGKVMLDQDHQDVIHHGKAAGLTASEFRLLATLSAHPGEALSKAFLYQTVLHRAYTRLDRGLDVHVCNLRRKLADIGAQHVQIQAVRGQGYILVDTENL
- the ribB gene encoding 3,4-dihydroxy-2-butanone-4-phosphate synthase; translation: MSPMHHQQFPNVSAAIAAFQAGRPVLLLDDDDREDEADIVAAAENLSLQTMALMIRDCSGIVCLCLDEATVDALQLAPMVPNNQARHGTGFTVTIEAAEGVSTGVSAQDRITTIEAALRSTAQQRHIVSPGHVFPLRARDGGVLTRRGHTEGSVDLARLAGLRPAAVLCELMNPDGSMARGEQVAVYARQYNLPVLTIAELARCREAMVELEAVPA
- a CDS encoding TonB-dependent siderophore receptor; its protein translation is MSGFKGVGSPRRVRGWLMLGLLAPFSLSALAETVASEVAADSSLDLPALTIEGNRLYDMLPSEETGGYSVDAATVGTKTPASLKEIPQSVTVYTQDYVKDRQFVHLDDLAKYTAGLRTLTNDSGRSSIYARGYEYSEFNIDGLPAPMASIFGTVPSLAAFDRVEIMRGPAGLFSSTSELGGIVNMVRKRPTAEFQGHVEASYGTWDTNHEEIDLSGPLDDAGRVRGRFVAARDDTNGEVDYNANTSNSYYGALDIDLDDDTQLSFGLIHEVKNITPHNGYPATLSGEVPDFSHSKFLGADWNYFDGKTTDLVAELTHRFDNGGYGRIAARGSHRDTNYLYAFTATNATTGANSERASARDFTQDTYSLDASYSQPFETFGQVSEFVVGTDYKNYDTEYLNGTTNLGAINVSSYSPTQFAKPSPNYSTETGMQEEEYGLYSKVTFRPVERLALIAGGRFSWYRGDFYTTTLSTASTVDDNKRVDGRFTPYGGVVYDLTDSHALYASYSQVFKPQSDTDSNGRVLKPREGEQYEFGLKSSYFGGDLNTRVSVFRLTDENRASTEYDEDGVDTGFSVASGKTRVKGAEVEVSGKLTPNWELLAGYTWMETETLDGDAETTFFIMPRNQASLWSKYTISRGPLTGLAIGGGVSAMSNFYSESGGVRIDAPGYATVDAMLSYPVTSKLTATFNVNNLFDRDYLSRVGSTSTFNFYGPSRSMMVGARYDF
- a CDS encoding exodeoxyribonuclease VII small subunit, which gives rise to MARKKASIDFEQSLADLQALVERLENGELSLEDSLAAFEQGIALTRDCQGALAQAEQKVQILLERDGELAAQPFDAEPEA
- the ispA gene encoding (2E,6E)-farnesyl diphosphate synthase — translated: MIGAYQASSQARVDAALEPLFIAPTKELERLYAAMRYSVMNGGKRVRPLLAYAACQALGAPAEQANGAACAVELIHAYSLVHDDLPAMDDDDLRRGQPTTHKAFDEACAILAGDGLQSLAFSALLDPRLSPQPDAIRLAMVQALAKAAGPAGMVAGQAIDLGSVGVKLDQQALEFMHRHKTGALIEASVRLGALASGRAEQAQLDALQTYAQAIGLAFQVQDDILDVESDTATLGKRQGADIARDKPTYPALLGLEAAKAYAIELRDQALVALEGFGEDAEPLRALARYIVERRH
- the dxs gene encoding 1-deoxy-D-xylulose-5-phosphate synthase; translated protein: MPTTFQEIPRERPVTPLLDRADTPAGLRRLAEADLEHLADELRQELLYTVGQTGGHFGAGLGVIELTIALHYVFDTPDDRLVWDVGHQAYPHKILTGRRNRMLSLRQKDGIAAFPRRSESEYDTFGVGHSSTSISAALGMAIAARLQNSARKSIAVIGDGALTAGMAFEALNHAQEVNADMLVILNDNDMSISRNVGGLSNYLAKILSSRTYASMREGSKKVLSRLPGAWEIARRTEEYAKGMLVPGTLFEELGWNYIGPIDGHDLPTMIATLRNMRDLKGPQFLHVVTKKGKGFAPAEIDPIGYHAITKLEPADKPAAPKKASGPKYSAVFGQWLCDMAAADNRLVGITPAMKEGSDLVAFSERYPERYFDVAIAEQHAVTLAAGMACEGSKPVVAIYSTFLQRAYDQLIHDVAVQNLDVLFAIDRAGLVGEDGPTHAGSYDLSYLRCIPGMLVMTPSDENELRKMLSTGHLYNGPAAVRYPRGTGPNAPISGDLEPLEIGKGVIRRQGEKVALLVFGVQLAEALQVAEQINATVVDMRFVKPLDEALVLELAGSHALLVTLEENAIMGGAGAAVGEFLASQAVIKPLLHLGLPDIYVEHAKPAQMLAECGLDAAGIEASVKARMAKLGL
- a CDS encoding alpha/beta hydrolase, which encodes MSKITLSLALALALAAPLALAQPQREQKMDTSLLQRQDLAYRFSHLDLDSADGQRHYRLWVGKPDRPAPAAGYPVLWMLDGNAALGALDSVQLGKLAAGQAPLLVAVGYQTEQRIERTGRTYDYTPAIAGLAEQRDPLTRLPSGGVDAFLDLLTERMRPMVASLAPIDPQRQTLWGHSYGGLAVLYALFTRPGAFSHYAAASPSLWWHDGAIVRQAQRLQARLGDNRPTLLLMRGSEEPMSPRAPVQGDVERPTRELAAYLAKVPGLQVRFERIEGVGHGPMLPASLQEVIEDMSR
- a CDS encoding sensor histidine kinase, with the translated sequence MRRHPLLWKLAALQVSFCLLLTWLIWTWGLSVERSTYFLSQADQEYLARYAQQAEQAWQQGGAAGAEAFRRKLQHAENTWAVLIGPHLQSLGTAPLNADEASRLTFMRKLDWPMSRRLQDELPYVSIEFPQHPEHGRLVLQLPERLLPTGLTPWTHLITHGVAPTLLALLLGLAIYRHLVVPLNRLRDRADALRADDLDSPGLPLQDRRDELGELAQAFEHMAGRLRQSLEQQRLLLRTLSHELRTPLARLRIAHDSDLPPAQLRARLGHEVDDMQKLLEDTLDLAWMDTEQPQLRTEPVLVVSVWEALCQDACFESGWDRARLPCSLGIECVVQAHLDSLAQALENLIRNAIRHSPADGRVSLDGWREGDHWHLRLSDQGSGVPHAELERIFKPYQRLPNSGAGFGLGLAIARRAVELQGGKLWASNGHPGLCLHLLLPVAQECLES